One window of the Rhipicephalus sanguineus isolate Rsan-2018 chromosome 2, BIME_Rsan_1.4, whole genome shotgun sequence genome contains the following:
- the LOC119381795 gene encoding uncharacterized protein LOC119381795, with protein MDPIEVTSERDSLSDEVPADDSPPTPLRYFKKHQSGNILGSAVRQLILNCYIKLRHRKSYPSVAEACDTVADLLGVSPSTVYSVRNDAKVTDGVLTTPSRKRPARVGKDRRTTLYDDFTKCALRTCVHSFFRRNEVPTATKIAAQFRASDDLPDLTPWTVRRLLQDIGFRHEKRSRNSLLIERDDIVAWQQSYLRDIATYRDEGRPIYYLDETWVSAGHTVSKVWTDGTVTSSHDAFMRGLTTGLKQPSGRGQRLIISHIGSKDGFIDGCLDIFRGRKTGDYHEEMDGNRFENWFQRVIKKLPEGSVIVMDNAPYHSRRVEAVPTTASRKDAIVQWLTEKGVPYDAGMRKKELLDIVSSLKPRFQKYRIDTAAENAGCVVLRLPPYHCELNPIELIWAQVKNGVAARNRTFKLSDVEDLLREEVEKVTAVNWANAERHVRETEALFFRNSGSSDHIKPIIIMLDGDDASDDSSRSEQSGDEDPLPRKHMIAA; from the coding sequence ATGGATCCCATCGAGGTGACATCGGAACGCGACTCTCTTTCTGACGAAGTTCCTGCAGACGACTCGCCGCCAACGCCACTCCGGTATTTCAAAAAACACCAGAGTGGTAACATCCTCGGCAGTGCTGTAAGGCAACTTATCTTGAACTGCTACATTAAGCTGCGGCACCGAAAGTCATATCCAAGCGTGGCTGAAGCTTGCGACACCGTCGCTGACCTGCTTGGCGTCAGTCCATCTACAGTGTACAGCGTCAGGAACGATGCCAAAGTGACTGACGGCGTGCTGACCACACCATCACGGAAGCGGCCAGCACGTGTTGGCAAGGaccgtcggaccacgttgtacgATGACTTTACGAAGTGTGCCCTGAGGACATGCGTGCACAGTTTCTTTCGGCGCAACGAGGTACCCACAGCCACAAAAATCGCCGCACAGTTTCGTGCCAGCGACGACCTGCCTGACCTAACACCATGGACGGTGCGGCGCCTGCTGCAAGACATTGGCTTCAGGCACGAAAAAAGAAGCAGGAACTCGCTGCTAATTGAACGggatgacattgtcgcttggcaGCAAAGTTATCTCCGTGACATCGCAACGTACCGAGACGAGGGCCGTCCCATATACTATTTGGACGAAACATGGGTGAGTGCCGGGCACACCGTATCGAAAGTGTGGACTGACGGTACTGTGACATCGTCACACGACGCCTTCATGCGGGGCCTTACGACTGGACTGAAGCAGCCATCAGGAAGAGGTCAACGGTTGATAATCAGCCACATCGGCAGCAAGGACGGCTTCATTGATGGCTGTTTGGACATATTCCGTGGAAGGAAGACTGGAGATTATCATGAGGAGATGGACGGAAACCGTTTTGAAAATTGGTTCCAGCGTGTTATTAAGAAACTTCCTGAGGGAAGTGTTATCGTCATGGATAATGCTCCCTACCATTCCCGCAGGGTCGAAGCTGTGCCAACAACGGCCTCTCGCAAGGATGCAATTGTGCAGTGGCTCACCGAAAAAGGTGTACCTTACGATGCCGGTATGAGGAAGAAGGAGCTGCTAGACATTGTCTCTTCGCTCAAGCCACGCTTTCAGAAGTATCGCATTGATACAGCTGCAGAGAATGCTGGCTGTGTTGTGCTAAGGCTTCCTCCTTACCACTGCGAATTAAACCCCATTGAATTGATCTGGGCGCAGGTAAAGAATGGTGTCGCAGCAAGGAACAGAACATTCAAACTCTCCGATGTGGAGGACCTGTTGAGGGAGGAAGTGGAAAAAGTCACTGCTGTAAACTGGGCCAATGCTGAAAGACACGTCCGTGAGACTGAAGCATTGTTCTTTCGAAACAGCGGCAGTAGCGACCACATTAAGCCGATAATTATTATGCTAGACGGGGACGACGCGAGCGACGATTCGTCACGGAGTGAGCAAAGTGGCGATGAGGATCCACTTCCTCGGAAACACATGATTGCCGCTTGA